From the Paenibacillus sp. FSL H8-0548 genome, one window contains:
- a CDS encoding extracellular solute-binding protein: protein MKKRLVKLSALMTALVLCVGLLGACGSNNEGNTGGAAADPEKQAAVKNVLETGKYSEPVQMNIVRQMTSDVNFRSGEDINNNPHVDFVKDTFNIDLNYVWTADSSAIDTKIRLLLSANEELPDVIQYRGSQDVIDALIDSGKFAEVGELFEQYASDSYKSAMAEDTSVWNPYVRDGGKYAVPILDYASNNDTVLWIRDDWMTKYNLQAPTTIEEMEKMMDIFANQDPDGNGKKDTVGLAVGLKNGMNTWGLADADFIFGAYGVMPGQWNADSDGNLAYGSVQPAVKTVLGKLKEWMGKGYIHKEAGLHDEGKAAELFSAGKAGIVAAPYWAGGWPLPAVKEIDPNADYSAYPLPAGPDGQIGRSQSGVSNGVILINKNYEHPEAFFLYANYLYNNQANPQAGSPLEYGFKEGYDYLIKDGQPTWDPEQFPTENPIMNMGKYAVLFDGARIPSLMMKTLSDLDSGKEPATAFEKKSSMEMDKNIHGGAVNFSQIEYAMPNLYNGSPTKTYKKRWDFLNKSEQETFSKIIYGSSPIEAFDTFVTEWKSSGGDTITEEINEWYDSVQTN from the coding sequence TTGAAAAAACGATTGGTTAAGCTAAGTGCACTAATGACTGCTCTCGTCCTTTGCGTGGGATTGCTAGGCGCTTGTGGAAGCAACAATGAAGGGAATACAGGTGGGGCTGCTGCCGACCCGGAAAAGCAGGCTGCTGTAAAAAACGTATTGGAGACAGGGAAATACAGCGAGCCGGTCCAAATGAATATCGTTCGTCAAATGACGAGTGACGTTAATTTTCGATCTGGAGAAGATATCAACAATAACCCGCATGTAGATTTCGTGAAAGATACGTTTAATATCGACCTGAACTATGTATGGACAGCTGACAGCAGCGCGATCGATACGAAAATTAGATTGCTGCTGTCTGCAAATGAGGAATTGCCTGATGTGATTCAATATCGCGGATCACAGGATGTTATTGATGCGCTGATCGACTCCGGTAAATTTGCTGAGGTTGGCGAGCTGTTTGAGCAGTATGCAAGCGACTCTTATAAGTCAGCTATGGCTGAGGACACTAGCGTGTGGAATCCATACGTCCGCGATGGTGGGAAATACGCGGTTCCTATACTTGATTACGCGAGCAATAACGATACTGTTTTGTGGATTAGAGATGACTGGATGACAAAATATAATTTGCAAGCACCAACAACCATTGAAGAGATGGAAAAAATGATGGATATTTTCGCGAATCAAGATCCTGACGGAAATGGTAAAAAAGATACGGTTGGACTTGCAGTAGGCTTGAAAAATGGCATGAACACTTGGGGGCTTGCAGACGCTGACTTCATCTTTGGTGCATATGGCGTAATGCCAGGTCAATGGAATGCAGATAGCGATGGAAACTTAGCCTATGGCTCCGTTCAGCCGGCAGTTAAGACTGTGCTCGGCAAGCTTAAGGAATGGATGGGAAAAGGATATATTCATAAAGAGGCAGGACTTCACGATGAAGGCAAAGCTGCTGAGTTGTTCTCGGCAGGCAAAGCGGGCATCGTAGCAGCGCCATATTGGGCTGGAGGCTGGCCGCTGCCAGCGGTTAAGGAGATCGATCCAAACGCTGATTACTCGGCATATCCGCTGCCTGCTGGACCGGACGGACAGATTGGCCGCAGCCAATCCGGCGTAAGCAATGGAGTTATTTTGATCAACAAAAATTATGAGCACCCGGAAGCGTTCTTCCTCTATGCCAACTATCTCTATAATAATCAAGCTAATCCGCAAGCGGGCAGTCCTCTTGAATATGGCTTTAAAGAGGGGTATGATTACTTGATTAAAGACGGACAGCCGACATGGGACCCAGAACAGTTCCCTACGGAAAATCCGATTATGAACATGGGGAAATATGCGGTGTTGTTTGATGGCGCTCGTATTCCATCACTTATGATGAAGACGCTTAGTGATTTGGACAGCGGCAAAGAGCCTGCAACTGCGTTTGAGAAAAAATCATCCATGGAAATGGATAAAAATATTCACGGCGGCGCTGTTAACTTCTCGCAAATTGAGTATGCAATGCCAAACCTTTACAACGGCTCTCCTACAAAAACCTATAAGAAGCGCTGGGATTTCCTTAACAAGAGCGAGCAGGAAACCTTTAGCAAAATTATTTACGGCAGCAGTCCAATCGAGGCGTTCGATACGTTCGTGACGGAGTGGAAATCGTCTGGCGGGGACACGATTACAGAAGAGATTAATGAATGGTATGATTCGGTACAAACCAATTAA